A segment of the Triticum urartu cultivar G1812 chromosome 1, Tu2.1, whole genome shotgun sequence genome:
catatataataaagtacggttatgacgttcagacacagcATTACGTTGTGGTATTCCAGGTgatgtgagttgcgaaactatacgacattgtttcaactgaaggccaaactcgtaattcagatatttcatctctgcgatcagatcgtagaaactttattttcttgttatgataattctccacttcactgtaaaattctttgaacttttcaaatgtttcagacttgtgtttcattaagtagatatactcatatctactcacatcatctgtgaaggtcagaaaataacgatacccgccgcgagcctcaacactcatcggaccgcatacatcggtttgtattatttccaataagtcagtggctagctccattgttccggagaatggagtcttagtcatcttgcccatgaggcatggttcgcaagcatcaaatgattcataatcaagtgattccaaaagtccatcagcatggagtttcttcatgcgctttacaccaatatgacctaaatggcagtgccacatataagttgcactatcattattaactttgcatctttcgGCTTCAAtgttatgaatatgtgtatcactacgattgagatttaataaaccatttatattgagtgtatgaccatagaacgttttattcatgtaaatagaacaacaattattctttgacttaaatgaataaccgtattgcaataaacatgatccaatcatatttatgctcaacgcaaacaccaaataacattcattttaggttcaacactgatcccgaaggtaaagggagtgtgtgatggtgatcttatcaaccttggaatcacttccaacacacatcgtcaccttgcccttaactagtctctattcagtttgcaactcctgtttcgagttactaatcttagcaactgaaccggtatcaagtaccctggggttactatgaaaactagtaaagtacacatcaataacgtgtatatcaaatatacttttgttcactttgccatccttcttatacgccaagtatttggggtagttctgcttccagtgaccattccctttgcagtagaagcactcggtttcaggcttaggtctagctttgggcttcttcacaggagtggcaacttgcttgccattcttcttgaagttccctttctttcccttgcccttttacttgaaactagtggtcttgtcaaccatcaacacttgatgctttttcttgatttctaccttcgccaatttcagcatcgtgaagatcttgggaatcgtttccgttatcccttgcatattatagttcatcatgaagttctagtaacttggtgatagtgactatagaactttgtcaatcactatcttatctggaagattaactcccacttgattcaagtgattgtagtactcagacattctgagcacatgctcactagctaagctattctcctccatcttataagaaaaatacttgtcagaggtctcatacctcttaacatgggcatgagtctgaaataccaatttcagctcttggaacatctcatatgctctgtggcgttcaaaaacatttttgaagtcccggttctaagccgtaaagtatgtcgcattaaactatcaagtagtcatcataccgagcttatCAAACGTTCATAGCATCTGCATCTTCTCCTGCAAAAAGGTCCGTCACCTAGCcatgcatcaaggacataattcttctgtgcagcaatgaggataatcctcagatcacggatccagtccgcatcattgctactatcatctttcaacttagttttctctaggaacgtatcaaaaataaaacaggggagctatacgcgagctattgatctacaacacaGATGTGCAAATACTATCATGACTAAggtcatgataaattaaagttcaattaatcatattacttaagaactctcacttagataaacattcctctagtcatctaaattatcacatgatccatatcaactaaaccatgtccgatcatcacgtgagatggagtagttttcaatggtgaacatcactatattgatcatatctactatatgattcacgctcgacctttcggtctcagtgttccgagaccatatctgcatatgctaggctcgtcaagtttaacccgagtattctgcgtgtgcaaaactggcttgcacccgtcgtatgtgaacgtagagcttatcacacccgatcatcacatggtgcttcagtacgacgaactttagcaacggtgcatactcagggagaacactctCGGGCTCGGCTGGGACTCGAGGGCCTGGTGTGCTCCTCCTACCGCATCCGGTCGGTGACCGCCGATGGCGGTGGAGGTTGTCTTCTCCCGCGTGGTTGCTACCGCTGCCGCTCCTCGTTCCCGGCTGCTCCCTCTCAACCTCATTGGTCTCGCTTCATTGACCATGGTGAGGCGGCGGTGATGATGGCATGACCATGGTGGCACATGTCGGTGGGCGACATGATTGGTGGAGCTTGTCGGACCATTCGGGGATGTGGGTGTTTGGCGGAGGGGAGAAATGCCTGCCGGCTTGCCGGCACCGACGCGGTGACGCCCGTGGGCGCCACCATTCCTTCCTGAAGGGCGTAGGGTATTCCCCTTCCCCACGCCCCTCCGCATACCGGGGGAAACTCTAGGACCTGTCCGGGCAGCAGCGGCGTCTTCATCGTATTCCTTCCTGAAGGTGTTGCTTGGTGTGCGGAGGTTCGAGGCGCTAGGAGCGAGGTGGTAATCTTCGGTGGGCGAGGCGGTTGCGGGTGATCATCATTTTCGTCGATCTGACGTTGTTGACATTATTTTCTCTCTTCTTTCTCTTTTGTTTCTTTTGGGCATGCTTGTGCTGTATGCCCCAGTAGTGAACTCTTTGTTGTATCGGGTGGTTGCTATGTCTATATAGCGGGGCGAAAGCCTATTTCGTCAATCTAAGGAGTAAAGACACATTTGTGAAGCTGAAGTGCGTAAAGAATAGCAACTTATATGTCATTTGTATCACTAGAATGGCTATTTATTCAGttaattttttttatttgttGAGGAGGCGAAGATGGcaggtgaagaagaagaaaaaaaagaatgaTTTATAAGGTTAAAAAAAGTCGATGATGATGTCTCATGTGCATAATAAGCATCCTAAAGGATATCATTGGTGTTTAAACACTAGATGTGCATGCACGGGCACTGACCTAGTTTTTTTTAGAAAACTTCTACTATGACTGGTGCTATTTAATCAATGAAGAGCCGTATTTGACTAAAAAAAAAACTACCACCATAAAACCAAAATGGGCCAACTCTACTAAGACGCAGAATGGTTTTTAACGGACCCAGCCCAGTGGAGACGACAACAAAACCATACTACCACGGTCCTGCTAACCCAACATTATTCCATGGCCGTCAAGCCCAAACCCGCAACCTCCGCttgcctcgccgccgccgtccatggAGACCTCCAAATCGCCGGCGCGGCCCTTCTCGCCGCCGCGGGAGCCCTCCGCGGCGACGGTGCTGCTGTGCCCTTGCCTGGTGCTCCTCATCCTCGCCCTCATCACCACATCCATCGCCCTCACGGTCCACTTCCGCCTCTATTGCCACTCCCCTGTCGGCCACCTCATCTCCCCCCACCGCTGCCCGCGCCACATCTGACCTGCGGCGCAAGCAACCTCCGGGGCGAGGGTGCGGGCGCGGGCCTGCTACCCAGTCGTGCGCTACCTCTACTTTCAGCGAGATCCCGTTTCCTCCCCGCCTCGTCGCCGGCATGGGGGACCGACGCGCCGTTCCGACTCGCTGGGTCAAGATGCCTCTCGACCTCCTCGTCCTCCGCCTCGGAAGACGACGACGAGGGGGTCTCGCCGCCGCAGGTGCCGTCGAGCCACCCGGAGCACGTGGGCCGCTTGTGCGCCGCCATCGCGGACGTCATCACCGCTGGCGCCGACGCGAACCTGGAAGCAGCGCTCTCCGCGCTGTCGCTGCCGCTCTCCGAGGTGCTCGTGATTGCTGTCCTCGACCGATTCAATCACGCACACAAGCCATCACGCCGCTTCTTCCAGTGGGCCGCCGCATCTGGGGGGTTCGCACACACACCCGTCACCTACTGCAAGATGCTGCACATCCTTGGCAAGGCGAGGCAGTTCGAGACGATGGTTGCACTAGTCcatgaaatggggaaggcaggcGCCCTTTGCATGGACGCCTTCAAGATTTCCATCAAGTCGTTCGCCGCCGCTGGTGAGATCAAGAATGCAGTTGGTGTGTTCGAGATGATGAGGGTGCACGGCTTTGATGATGGGGTGGAGTCGTTCAATTGCTTGCTATTCGCTTTGGCCCATGAGGCGCTGGGGAAGGAGGCAGCTCAGGTGTTCAGCAGAATGCATGACCGGTACACTCCGGACTTGCGCTCATACACAGCCATGTTGATGGCATGGTGCAATGGAAAGAACCTGGTGGAGGCTGGGCGGGTTTGGAATGAGATGCTGGAGAAGGGGATGAAGCCAGACGTTGTCGTGCACAACACAATGATTGAGGGGTTGCTTCGTGGGCAGAGGCGGCCTGAGGCTGTGAAGATGTTTGAGCTGATGAAGGCAAAGGGGCCTCCCCCAAATGTGTGGACTTACACAATGTTGATTCGAGACCATTGTAAGCGGGGAAAGATGGACATGGCAATGCGGTGCTTTGAGGAGATGCAGAAGGGTGGGTGCCAGCCGGATGTTGCTACCTATACGTGCTTGCTTGTGGGATATGGGAATGCAAGGCGAATGGATAGAGTGACTGCGATGTTGGAAGAAATGGCACAGAAGGGGTGCCCCCCTGATGGCCGAACGTACAATGCACTGATTAAGCTGCTCAAGAACAGGAATATGCCAGATGATGCAGTAAGGATATACAAAAAGATGATAAATAAGGGGCTTGAACCCACTGTCCATACGTACAACATGATGATGAAGTCGTATTTCCTTGGCGGGAGGAACTATGCAATGGGTTGCTCAGTGTGGGATGAGATGCATCGGAAGGGGATTTGTCCTGATGTGAACTCATACACTGTGTTTATTAATGGTCACATACGACATGGCAGACCTGAGAAAGCATGTAAATTTATCGAAGAGATGATCCAGAAAGGGATGAAGGCTCCACAAATAGACTACAACAAATTTGCTGCAGACTTCTCCAAGGCTGGGAAGCCGGACATATTGTTTGAATTAGCTCAGAAGGTGAAGTTTACAGGGAAATCTGATGAATCTAATGTGTTCCATCAGTGGGGAGAGAGAATGAGAAGTCGGGTCAAGCAGACTGTCCCTAATCAGACTAGGAGCAGGACGTTGTAAGATTAAGATGTTTGTAATGGTGTTTGGAATTTTAGAATGTGCTCCTGCTATTTATGAAAGAGGTGCTGTAGTTTCTCTGATGTtgtatagtactccctccgtccggaaatacttgtcctagaaatggtcCATTTCTAGGACTAGTAtttccggacagagggagtaataCTTTATTGAAGATTATGTCTCCTGTTTGTTAGACCCAAAATATGCACCAAGTCATGATTAAGTTCTAGTTTCTGTGAAACTCAGGTGCACTGCACATCAAAGCATCACTCTGCAATTGTTTTGTAGGTACTGTAGTGGCCTAGTATGCACCTTCCATTGGATCAATCATATCTTTCTATCTTGCAGTGGCTCGACCACATCTTCCAATTTAATGATCTTAGATGCTTATGGTTGTGCTTGTTAAGCAGTATTAGTATTTAGACTAATACGGACCCCTAGATCGATACTGATACTCCTTAACAGTGTGATGCTGATATGTAGGCTTAGACATTGGAACCAGCTGGAACTTAAGGGCTACGTGCACCTGCTTGATGTCACCTAGCAATTTACACCCTTTTGAGTTTGAAGATAACAAAATTCATCAAACAAGTTGACTTTGTCGTTTTGGGTGCACGTTCATTGCATATTCTGTAGAGAAATATATAACCAAATTATATGTAGCTTGATGGATACCTATGCATGCATGCTTGTAGCCTTGTAGGAAGTTAGAAATAATGCATGCTTAAGGTGTCATCATGGTGTTTGATGGAAGTTCTTTGTCGATGCTATCCTGTAGCGAAATATGAGCCACTGTGACAAAAATTATTGCCACATGGTCCATACACTGCTCATATTTATTGAGTCCACTCTAATACAGTGATTCGAGTCCCAGTATTACTCCTGTGAGTATGATTTTGTCTAGTTTTCTGCATTACTATCTCTTGTCGTAAATTTCTATCAAAGTGCCTTTTGCAAAGTAAAGCACCCCGACAAACCTATGGTCTTTCTGACAGGAACTGTTTCACATTACATGTTATCAATAATTTCAGTTAAGTTCAATTGTCCATTCACCAACCTTCACTATTAATTGTCAAGATTATTCATGATCCGGCAGAAGCATTCTTACACGTCAAGCAATATTGTATCAGCCTTTCAGGTTAAGGCATGCACTTGTGGCGCACACTGCCAAAGAATTGTCCAAATTATACAGTCTATTGACTGCAGAATTATAGATGATACCCTTTTTGATCATTCTTGAAAACACTTGAAGCTTGTTGCTCTTTGAAGTTTCAACTTCTGAATTCTTCTTTATCATTGGTTACTTAATTAGTCTGAGATATATGTAAGGCGTGTAGCACATTTTGTTAAGCAAGATAGTTATCTATATGATTTTGCGAATTGCCGTATAGTAGCTCCTTGTATGATATCCTTTAGGCATGTTTCTGTCAGTAGGCCAATTATCTGATTCTTTGTTGTTTCTGTTCTTAGACTATTGCAAATAGGACCAATTCATGATTGGCAAATGCTTAAAATCAGGAAAACGGTTATCAAAGATATTGATTGCACCATTGGCTTTTACCTAAATGATGGAATTTTGCAGCTATCTACAGCTTGGAAAGTGGATGACCGTCGGCTATCTTATATGGAGATGGCGTTCTTTTGATACTACTACAGTCTGGCAATCTGCTGACCTAGTGACCTGAGATTTAGCTCCTCGTGGTTTATAACATCCCGATGTTGGTCCTTTCGGTGCTAGATCTGCATCTTTCTGTTCTCTACTAAATGCGACTGTGCAGATTACATATATTTCTTGCATGTAGACATTTTCTTTACTCATGCATCATGTAACAATTATTTATCACATCTTCTTATCCGTTTGTTACATGGTACCTGCTGTGTTCCATTAGCTGGATTTACACGAGGCCTTGTATCTTAATATGTCCCACAACACATGCTAGCCTTTTTGGTCTACCATGTGGTGAGTGCTTCCAACTTGGCACTTGGTTGGTATGAGGCACTAGCTAACATATACTATTGAGCCCCCGTGAGTACTGCTGCACACTTATGTTTGGTGAATTCACTTTATTCTGATCCCCACTCTTAATTAAAATTCAAACCTGACAGGCAAGACTGCAGTGATCTAGATCTTGTTTTCTGTTCATATTATTCCTGCATTAATCTTCCCAGGACCATTTGGTTAGTtagagagaagaaaaagaaaatactGAGTGCGAgatcttcttttttcttttcatATTACTCCTACATTAATCTTGCAAGGCCATTTGTTGTACTGCTACCATCCTTGGTACAGATTCTGATATATCTGCTTGAGAAGCCTAACCTGGATGAGAGGATTGTCTCAACTCGGATTTCGTGTGTGTGGGGGAGGGAATAGGCTACATGGATATTTTTCTGCTTGGTTTGTAACACATACCCTTTCTAAAATCCATTTCAAGTGTTATGGGGTGGTGCCGTTTTTATGATTGTCTTAGTTATTTCTCTCCAGTTGCCCATGGaaaagttttttttttttttgaggaatcAAAGTTGATCTTTTTATAGCGCACGGAAGTGAATTCATACGCAGGgacattttcacaaagaaaacaCTCTTATTTGAGCCTTTATTCACATTTGAGGCCTCCATGCCATAGTGAACTGTGCTA
Coding sequences within it:
- the LOC125514293 gene encoding pentatricopeptide repeat-containing protein At3g62470, mitochondrial-like, yielding MAVKPKPATSACLAAAVHGDLQIAGAALLAAAGALRGDGAAVPLPGAPHPRPHHHIHRPHGPLPPLLPLPCRPPHLPPPLPAPHLTCGASNLRGEGAGAGLLPSRALPLLSARSRFLPASSPAWGTDAPFRLAGSRCLSTSSSSASEDDDEGVSPPQVPSSHPEHVGRLCAAIADVITAGADANLEAALSALSLPLSEVLVIAVLDRFNHAHKPSRRFFQWAAASGGFAHTPVTYCKMLHILGKARQFETMVALVHEMGKAGALCMDAFKISIKSFAAAGEIKNAVGVFEMMRVHGFDDGVESFNCLLFALAHEALGKEAAQVFSRMHDRYTPDLRSYTAMLMAWCNGKNLVEAGRVWNEMLEKGMKPDVVVHNTMIEGLLRGQRRPEAVKMFELMKAKGPPPNVWTYTMLIRDHCKRGKMDMAMRCFEEMQKGGCQPDVATYTCLLVGYGNARRMDRVTAMLEEMAQKGCPPDGRTYNALIKLLKNRNMPDDAVRIYKKMINKGLEPTVHTYNMMMKSYFLGGRNYAMGCSVWDEMHRKGICPDVNSYTVFINGHIRHGRPEKACKFIEEMIQKGMKAPQIDYNKFAADFSKAGKPDILFELAQKVKFTGKSDESNVFHQWGERMRSRVKQTVPNQTRSRTL